In a single window of the Micromonospora inositola genome:
- the eccCa gene encoding type VII secretion protein EccCa: MSTVVFRRLPRQPGPALPRGEVLLESPPELPEPQPRGMGQLLMILPMICGVGAMAFLYAGRGGGMMTYVAGGLFGVSMLGMAIGTMSNGGNDKAELNAERRDYMRYLAQMRKRTRRAAEQQRAAMSWRHPEPDALWSIASSRRLWERRITEDDFGEARIALGPQQLAVEIVPPETKPVEDLEPMSAIALRRFVRAHSTVPELPTALSLRAFSRIVLRGDREPVLDLTRAALGQLIAFHAPDDLIVAVVAAPDRQPVWDWVKWLPHAQHHGRTDAAGARRLVFASLAEAESALADELAGRPRFAPEAKPLTTAPHVVVVIDGGEISPTCHLMGPGLLGATVIDLSGTVPRDAGRWLLCLDAGDGSGLDLVRGSSTSRLGRPDRLSEAAAEGLARLIAPYRLSQQQASTEEPLARSMELPDLLGVGDAAAVDVRQSWRPRSHRDRLRIPLGVGPDGNVVELDFKESAHEGMGPHGLVIGATGSGKSELLRTVVAALAVTHSSEELNFVLVDFKGGATFASLDALPHTSAVITNLSDELPLVDRMRDALAGEMNRRQEVLRAAGNYVSRYDYEQARAAGEQLEPMPSLLIICDEFSELLAAKPDFIDLFVMIGRLGRSLGVHLLLASQRLEEGKLRGLDTHLSYRIGLRTFSAVESRIVLGVPDAYELPSAPGHGYLKTDTSTMLRFRAAYVSGPYRAPGQVQRSTRAQVQRRIVPYGVDFVPVPVAQTAVEATPEPEQPTDGKTVAMLDVLIDRLKGQGRPAHQVWLPPLAEPPSLGELLPPLGVHPTFGLCTANWPGRGRLAVPVGVVDRPYEQRRDPMMVDLAGAGGNGVVVGASLSGKSTMLRSMIASLALTHTPREVQFFCLDFGGGALRSLEGLPHVSGVAGRRDTEAVRRTVAEVVAVLDDRETLFAQHGIDSVASYRRRRAAGEFSDDPFGDVFLVVDGWNTLRQEYEELEQTITNLANRGLGFGVHVVITAVRWAEIRINMRDLLGTKLELRLGDAAESEVDRRAAQNVPVGSPGRGLTRDKLHFLTAVSRIDGKRDVDDLTEASVALAGHVAANWPGRPAPKVRLLPRRLPVAELAKVVDRSAPGLPIGVNESALAPVYLELANEPHLTVFGDAECGKTNVLRLIARGIVERYTPAQARLVIADYRRGLLGAVEGDHLLDYAPSNQVFSQGLGSIRSALQNRLPGPDVTTAQLRDRSWWAGPDLYLLVDDYDLVASGGSNPLSALHELLPQARDIGLHLIVARRVGGVARALYEPVLQRLRELDSPGLLMSGNREEGAVFGNLRPSPQPPGRGTLVRRRDGQQLIQTAWSEPT; the protein is encoded by the coding sequence GTGAGCACCGTGGTGTTCCGCCGGCTTCCGCGTCAACCGGGGCCCGCGCTGCCGCGGGGCGAGGTGCTGCTGGAGTCCCCGCCGGAGCTGCCCGAGCCGCAGCCGCGCGGGATGGGTCAGCTGCTGATGATCCTGCCGATGATCTGCGGCGTCGGCGCGATGGCGTTCCTCTACGCCGGCCGCGGCGGCGGCATGATGACGTACGTCGCGGGCGGCCTCTTCGGCGTGTCCATGTTGGGCATGGCGATCGGCACGATGTCCAACGGCGGCAACGACAAGGCCGAGCTGAACGCCGAGCGGCGCGACTACATGCGCTACCTGGCCCAGATGCGCAAGCGCACCCGGCGGGCCGCCGAGCAGCAGCGCGCCGCGATGTCCTGGCGGCACCCCGAGCCGGACGCGCTCTGGTCGATCGCCTCGTCCCGGCGGCTCTGGGAGCGGCGGATCACCGAGGACGACTTCGGCGAGGCCCGGATCGCGCTCGGCCCGCAGCAGCTGGCGGTGGAGATCGTGCCGCCGGAGACCAAGCCGGTGGAGGACCTGGAGCCGATGAGCGCGATCGCGCTGCGGCGCTTCGTCCGCGCCCACTCCACGGTGCCGGAGCTGCCCACCGCGCTGTCGCTGCGCGCGTTCAGCCGGATCGTGCTGCGCGGCGACCGGGAGCCGGTGCTCGACCTGACCCGGGCCGCGCTGGGCCAGCTGATCGCCTTCCACGCCCCGGACGACCTGATCGTCGCGGTGGTGGCCGCGCCCGACCGGCAGCCGGTGTGGGACTGGGTGAAATGGCTGCCGCACGCCCAGCACCACGGGCGCACCGACGCGGCAGGCGCGCGCCGGCTGGTCTTCGCCAGCCTCGCCGAGGCCGAATCGGCCCTCGCCGACGAGCTGGCCGGCCGGCCCCGATTCGCCCCGGAGGCGAAGCCGCTCACCACCGCCCCGCACGTCGTGGTGGTGATCGACGGTGGCGAGATCTCGCCGACCTGCCACCTGATGGGGCCGGGCCTGCTCGGCGCCACCGTCATCGACCTCTCCGGGACGGTGCCGCGGGACGCCGGCCGCTGGCTGCTCTGCCTCGACGCCGGCGACGGCAGCGGGCTGGACCTGGTCCGCGGCTCCTCGACGTCCCGGCTGGGTCGGCCGGACCGATTGAGCGAGGCGGCGGCCGAGGGGCTGGCCCGGCTCATCGCCCCCTACCGGCTCTCCCAGCAGCAGGCCAGCACCGAGGAGCCGCTGGCCCGCAGCATGGAGCTGCCCGACCTGCTCGGCGTCGGCGACGCCGCCGCGGTGGACGTGCGGCAGAGCTGGCGGCCGCGCAGCCACCGGGACCGGCTGCGGATCCCGCTCGGCGTCGGGCCGGACGGCAATGTGGTGGAGCTGGACTTCAAGGAGTCCGCGCACGAGGGCATGGGCCCGCACGGTCTGGTCATCGGCGCGACCGGTTCCGGCAAGAGCGAGCTGCTGCGGACGGTGGTCGCCGCGCTGGCGGTGACGCATTCGTCGGAGGAGCTCAACTTCGTCCTGGTCGACTTCAAGGGCGGCGCCACCTTCGCCTCGCTCGACGCGTTGCCGCACACCAGCGCGGTGATCACCAACCTCTCCGACGAGCTGCCGCTGGTCGACCGGATGCGGGACGCCCTGGCCGGTGAGATGAACCGCCGGCAGGAGGTGCTGCGGGCCGCCGGCAACTACGTCTCCCGGTACGACTACGAGCAGGCCCGGGCCGCCGGCGAGCAGCTGGAGCCGATGCCCAGCCTGCTCATCATCTGCGACGAGTTCAGCGAGCTGCTCGCCGCGAAGCCGGACTTCATCGACCTCTTCGTGATGATCGGCCGGCTCGGCCGGTCGCTCGGCGTGCACCTGCTGCTGGCCAGCCAGCGACTGGAAGAGGGGAAGCTGCGGGGGCTGGACACCCACCTGTCGTACCGGATCGGTCTGCGGACCTTCTCCGCGGTGGAGAGCCGGATCGTGCTCGGCGTGCCCGACGCGTACGAGCTGCCCAGCGCCCCCGGCCACGGCTACCTGAAGACCGACACCAGCACCATGTTGCGGTTCCGGGCGGCGTACGTGTCCGGGCCGTACCGGGCGCCGGGGCAGGTGCAGCGGTCGACCCGGGCGCAGGTGCAGCGTCGCATCGTGCCGTACGGGGTGGACTTCGTGCCGGTGCCGGTCGCCCAGACCGCGGTGGAGGCGACGCCGGAGCCGGAGCAGCCGACGGACGGTAAGACGGTCGCCATGCTGGACGTGCTGATCGACCGGCTGAAGGGCCAGGGCCGGCCGGCGCACCAGGTCTGGCTGCCGCCGCTGGCCGAGCCGCCGAGCCTGGGCGAGCTGCTGCCGCCGCTCGGCGTGCACCCGACCTTCGGGCTGTGCACGGCGAACTGGCCCGGCCGGGGCCGGCTCGCGGTGCCGGTGGGCGTCGTGGACCGCCCGTACGAGCAGCGGCGCGACCCGATGATGGTGGACCTGGCGGGCGCGGGCGGCAACGGGGTCGTTGTCGGCGCCTCGCTGAGCGGCAAGAGCACCATGCTCCGGTCGATGATCGCGTCCCTGGCGCTCACCCACACCCCGCGCGAGGTGCAGTTCTTCTGCCTCGACTTCGGCGGTGGGGCGTTGCGCAGCCTGGAGGGGCTGCCACACGTGTCCGGGGTGGCCGGCCGGCGGGACACCGAGGCGGTCCGCCGGACGGTGGCCGAGGTGGTCGCCGTGCTCGACGACCGGGAGACCTTGTTCGCCCAGCACGGCATCGACTCGGTGGCGAGCTACCGGCGGCGGCGGGCGGCCGGCGAGTTCTCCGACGACCCGTTCGGTGACGTGTTCCTGGTGGTCGACGGCTGGAACACGCTGCGCCAGGAGTACGAGGAGCTGGAGCAGACCATCACCAACCTGGCCAACCGGGGGCTGGGTTTCGGCGTGCACGTGGTCATCACGGCCGTGCGCTGGGCGGAGATCCGGATCAACATGCGGGACCTGCTGGGCACGAAGCTGGAGCTGCGGCTCGGCGACGCGGCCGAGTCGGAGGTCGACCGGCGGGCGGCGCAGAACGTCCCGGTCGGCTCGCCCGGTCGCGGTCTGACCCGCGACAAGCTGCACTTCCTGACCGCCGTTTCGCGGATCGACGGCAAGCGGGACGTCGACGACCTGACCGAGGCGTCGGTCGCCCTGGCCGGGCACGTGGCGGCGAACTGGCCGGGCCGACCGGCCCCGAAGGTACGGCTGCTGCCGCGCAGGCTGCCGGTGGCCGAGCTGGCCAAGGTCGTCGACCGGTCGGCGCCGGGCCTGCCGATCGGGGTCAACGAGTCCGCGCTGGCCCCGGTCTACCTGGAGCTGGCGAACGAGCCGCACCTGACCGTCTTCGGCGATGCCGAGTGCGGCAAGACCAACGTGCTGCGGCTGATCGCCCGGGGCATCGTCGAGCGGTACACCCCGGCCCAGGCCCGGCTGGTGATCGCCGACTACCGGCGTGGCCTGCTCGGCGCGGTGGAGGGCGACCACCTGCTCGACTACGCGCCGTCCAACCAGGTGTTCAGCCAGGGGCTCGGGTCGATCCGCAGCGCGCTGCAGAACCGGCTGCCGGGACCGGACGTGACCACCGCGCAGCTGCGCGACCGGAGCTGGTGGGCGGGACCGGACCTCTACCTCCTGGTCGACGACTACGACCTGGTCGCCTCGGGCGGCAGCAACCCGCTCAGCGCGCTGCACGAGCTGCTGCCGCAGGCCCGGGACATCGGCCTGCACCTGATCGTCGCGCGCCGGGTCGGCGGTGTGGCCCGGGCGCTCTACGAGCCGGTGCTGCAACGGCTGCGGGAGCTGGACTCGCCGGGCCTGCTGATGTCGGGCAACCGCGAGGAAGGCGCCGTCTTCGGCAACCTGCGGCCGAGCCCGCAGCCGCCGGGCCGGGGCACGCTGGTGCGCCGGCGCGACGGTCAGCAGCTCATCCAGACCGCCTGGTCGGAGCCAACCTGA
- a CDS encoding C39 family peptidase, with amino-acid sequence MYLMFRNSMLSVAGLIMSAGVIAGAAVAAQAAAPAQAKPVSSVKADKDNGKGNGKGADKSERRANYQYEAQPNFFYCGPTATAMALSAEGKVVSLDEVAQKLGTTENGTDSAFDVTRVLNEYTGGKYKTTELRDDVATKEQVERLREDVKTAVDAGRPVVANAMGTALDIDGVQHGFPGHYVTVVEYKDDGNTVMIADPASPNEPEYWMDVTELANWIAGRGYSS; translated from the coding sequence ATGTACCTGATGTTCCGCAACAGCATGCTTTCCGTCGCCGGCCTGATCATGTCCGCTGGTGTCATCGCCGGTGCCGCCGTGGCCGCGCAGGCCGCCGCCCCGGCCCAGGCCAAGCCGGTCAGCTCGGTGAAGGCCGACAAGGACAACGGCAAGGGCAACGGCAAGGGCGCCGACAAGAGCGAGCGCCGTGCCAACTACCAGTACGAGGCCCAGCCGAACTTCTTCTACTGCGGCCCGACGGCGACCGCGATGGCGCTGTCGGCCGAGGGCAAGGTCGTCAGCCTGGACGAGGTGGCGCAGAAGCTCGGCACGACCGAGAACGGCACCGACTCGGCCTTCGACGTCACCCGGGTGCTGAACGAGTACACCGGTGGCAAGTACAAGACCACCGAGCTCCGGGACGACGTGGCCACCAAGGAGCAGGTCGAGCGCCTGCGCGAGGACGTCAAGACGGCGGTGGACGCCGGTCGCCCGGTCGTCGCCAACGCGATGGGCACCGCGCTGGACATCGACGGTGTCCAGCACGGCTTCCCCGGCCACTATGTGACCGTGGTGGAGTACAAGGACGACGGCAACACCGTGATGATCGCCGACCCGGCCAGCCCGAACGAGCCGGAGTACTGGATGGACGTGACCGAGCTGGCCAACTGGATCGCGGGCCGCGGTTACAGCTCCTGA
- a CDS encoding type VII secretion protein EccE, producing the protein MTQVQAPPGRTAAVPAVPADRPVTPVDRRRRGRLGPVVVGQLVVLECAALALWLATGGPGWLLGLVGGLAVLAVGAAFARRGGRWWYEDLMLRSGLRRRRQRSRAAVPAGDPRLAALAPELTVVELTERNTRLGIGQDDRGWFAAVALTGRSGAPAGSLEAAVVDRALAVLADFTGPVTQTQVVSHTLVWYPAPGAPPAAHRTVWVALRLSVSDARAETVSRGGGMRGVHRTVAAGIGRLGKTLNAAGLSHRVLGRDELYAAVVSAAGLDLAPESPAESWTSLRGGGWTQRCLALRPRSNGSLGALVDAVTATSAPSHTVAAVVLPGGRRVPPLLRVAAMDDHAAALVKAVREVAKRCGVPARPLDGQHGPGVYATAPVGAGMGTVTVEG; encoded by the coding sequence ATGACGCAGGTCCAGGCGCCACCCGGTCGTACGGCCGCCGTCCCCGCCGTGCCGGCGGACCGACCGGTCACCCCGGTCGACCGGCGGCGCCGCGGCCGGCTCGGGCCGGTGGTCGTCGGCCAACTGGTGGTGCTGGAGTGCGCCGCGCTGGCCCTCTGGCTCGCCACGGGCGGCCCCGGCTGGCTGCTCGGGCTCGTCGGCGGGCTCGCCGTGCTGGCCGTCGGCGCCGCCTTCGCCCGCCGCGGCGGCCGCTGGTGGTACGAGGACCTGATGCTCCGCAGCGGGCTGCGGCGTCGCAGGCAGCGGTCCCGGGCGGCGGTGCCCGCCGGCGATCCCCGGCTGGCCGCGCTCGCCCCGGAGCTGACCGTCGTCGAGCTGACCGAGCGGAACACCCGGCTCGGCATCGGCCAGGACGACCGGGGCTGGTTCGCCGCGGTCGCGCTGACCGGGCGGTCCGGCGCGCCGGCGGGTTCCCTTGAGGCGGCCGTGGTGGACCGGGCGCTCGCGGTGCTCGCCGACTTCACCGGGCCGGTCACGCAGACCCAGGTCGTCTCGCACACCCTGGTCTGGTACCCGGCGCCGGGCGCGCCGCCGGCCGCGCACCGGACCGTCTGGGTGGCGCTGCGGCTCTCGGTGTCCGACGCCCGCGCCGAGACGGTCAGCCGGGGCGGCGGGATGCGCGGCGTGCACCGTACGGTCGCGGCCGGGATCGGCCGGCTCGGCAAGACGCTGAACGCCGCCGGTCTCAGCCATCGGGTCCTCGGCCGGGACGAGCTGTACGCGGCGGTGGTCTCCGCGGCCGGGCTGGACCTGGCGCCGGAGTCCCCCGCGGAGAGCTGGACCAGCCTGCGCGGTGGCGGCTGGACCCAGCGCTGCCTGGCCCTGCGCCCCCGGTCGAACGGCTCGCTCGGCGCGCTGGTCGACGCGGTGACCGCGACCTCCGCCCCCTCGCACACGGTGGCCGCGGTGGTGCTGCCCGGCGGGCGTCGGGTGCCCCCGCTGCTGCGGGTGGCGGCGATGGACGACCACGCGGCGGCGCTGGTGAAGGCCGTCCGGGAGGTGGCGAAGCGCTGCGGCGTGCCCGCCCGCCCACTGGACGGCCAGCACGGTCCCGGCGTCTACGCCACCGCGCCGGTCGGCGCCGGGATGGGCACGGTCACGGTCGAAGGTTGA
- a CDS encoding pyridoxamine 5'-phosphate oxidase family protein: MAGDHRLDPRDERVAAFFRDRHLATLTTLRADGTPHVVPVGVTFDAEAGLARVITSGTSAKARNVATAGPDGTPVAVCQADGRWWLTVEGRAMLRRDPGSVAEAERRYAERYRQPRPNPARVVIEIAVTRLLGSLPAAEPRS; the protein is encoded by the coding sequence ATGGCGGGCGACCACCGGTTGGACCCGCGGGACGAACGGGTCGCCGCGTTCTTCCGGGACCGGCACCTCGCCACCCTGACCACCCTGCGCGCGGACGGTACCCCGCACGTCGTACCGGTCGGGGTCACCTTCGACGCGGAAGCCGGGCTGGCCCGCGTGATCACCTCGGGGACCTCGGCCAAGGCCCGGAACGTGGCGACGGCCGGACCCGACGGCACGCCGGTGGCGGTCTGCCAGGCGGACGGGCGGTGGTGGCTGACCGTGGAGGGCCGGGCGATGCTCCGCCGGGATCCCGGGTCGGTTGCCGAGGCCGAGCGCCGGTACGCCGAGCGGTACCGGCAGCCCCGACCGAACCCGGCGCGGGTGGTCATCGAGATCGCCGTGACCCGCCTGCTGGGCAGCCTCCCCGCCGCCGAGCCACGCAGCTGA
- the eccB gene encoding type VII secretion protein EccB, which yields MRTRRDQVQAYRFVTRRIVSALLSGDPETNDLPMRRLGMAVFGSVLVAAIVLGGAGAYGQFTGNAAPLEANTLVIERETGATYVFADGQLHPTLNYASARLILNEAYPQVRTMSQASIKDRPRGRTVGIVGAPDDLPDRKSLVGLPWSVCDVPDPADPRRSGTRVAIDRPLPGGIPLTDQAVLARVDGERYLLTGGSRLRIVGGEQALVALKMAGAATLTVGQQLLNAVPAGPELRKPTIDGDGDPSGLTVADRPARIGQVYRAAGQHYVLTRQGLAAIKEITALLLLGDGGQITDITPDQAGQLLTDQRLDAEGMPQQLPTVHDIRAGQTVVCASYRAGAAGGPPTTTLEVFDRAPAELTGDAGVAVRQGARDAVRTAESVLLPGGKGVLVQAAAGSGEGGAAAAGSTVYLVSGQGVRYPLGTRSGDALAALGYGGVSPLAVPAALLALIPTGPALERADALAYFEPEADGSTPATAGPTAESPDATPAQGG from the coding sequence ATGCGGACCCGCCGCGACCAGGTGCAGGCGTACCGCTTCGTCACCCGCCGCATCGTCTCCGCGCTGCTCTCCGGCGACCCGGAGACCAACGACCTGCCGATGCGGCGGCTCGGCATGGCGGTCTTCGGCAGCGTCCTCGTGGCGGCCATCGTGCTCGGCGGCGCCGGCGCGTACGGCCAGTTCACCGGCAACGCCGCCCCGCTGGAGGCGAACACCCTGGTGATCGAGCGGGAGACCGGCGCCACGTACGTCTTCGCCGACGGCCAGCTGCACCCGACGCTCAACTACGCCTCCGCCCGGCTCATCCTCAACGAGGCGTACCCGCAGGTGCGGACCATGTCCCAGGCGTCCATCAAGGACCGGCCGCGCGGTCGTACCGTGGGCATCGTCGGCGCCCCGGACGACCTGCCGGACCGGAAGTCGCTGGTCGGCCTCCCCTGGTCGGTCTGCGACGTGCCCGACCCGGCGGACCCGCGGCGCTCGGGCACCCGGGTGGCGATCGACCGACCGCTGCCGGGCGGCATCCCGCTCACCGACCAGGCCGTCCTGGCCCGGGTCGACGGCGAAAGGTACCTGCTCACCGGCGGCTCGCGGCTGCGCATCGTCGGGGGCGAGCAGGCGCTGGTCGCCCTCAAGATGGCCGGCGCGGCCACCCTCACCGTGGGGCAGCAACTGCTCAACGCGGTGCCGGCCGGGCCGGAGCTGCGGAAGCCGACGATCGACGGCGACGGTGACCCGAGCGGCCTGACGGTGGCGGACCGTCCGGCGCGGATCGGCCAGGTGTACCGGGCGGCTGGCCAGCACTACGTGCTGACCCGGCAGGGACTGGCGGCGATCAAGGAGATCACCGCCCTGCTGCTGCTGGGCGACGGCGGTCAGATCACCGACATCACCCCGGACCAGGCCGGTCAGCTCCTCACCGACCAGCGGCTGGATGCCGAGGGCATGCCGCAGCAGCTCCCCACCGTGCACGACATCCGCGCGGGCCAGACCGTGGTCTGCGCCAGTTACCGGGCCGGCGCCGCCGGCGGGCCGCCGACCACCACCCTGGAGGTCTTCGACCGGGCGCCGGCCGAGTTGACCGGGGACGCCGGGGTCGCCGTACGCCAGGGCGCCCGGGACGCGGTCCGCACCGCGGAGAGCGTGCTGCTTCCCGGCGGGAAGGGTGTCCTGGTCCAGGCCGCGGCCGGGTCGGGCGAGGGGGGCGCCGCCGCGGCCGGCTCGACCGTCTACCTGGTCAGCGGCCAGGGCGTCCGCTACCCACTGGGCACCCGCTCCGGGGACGCGCTGGCCGCGCTCGGGTACGGCGGCGTGTCCCCGCTGGCGGTGCCCGCGGCGCTGCTGGCGCTCATCCCGACCGGTCCCGCGTTGGAGCGGGCGGACGCGCTGGCCTACTTCGAGCCGGAGGCCGACGGCTCGACGCCCGCCACAGCGGGACCGACGGCCGAGAGCCCGGACGCAACGCCGGCCCAGGGCGGCTGA
- the eccD gene encoding type VII secretion integral membrane protein EccD, whose product MATKAATGGLSRITIVAPRTRMDLALPSDVPLADLLPTLLRYAGEDLADEGVRHGGWSLSRLGGQPLDGGRTPAQLGVRDGEVLYFSPRAGTAPEIVFDDVVDAVATATNQRPGTWQVGTTRSFAVLFAGAALSAGALAVLFAGPPQLPGALAALAVAVTLLVSAAVVSRAGGDSRTGAVLAVGALGYAAVGGLLVLAGDRKLTDLASPHVLLAATAVVLFGAIAALAVGDRLPLFFGATAVGAAVGLGAALCLAFGIGAAAAAAVVATVAFAALPALPMIAYRLARLPVPSIPTGPEDLKTDAETVDGRQVLRDSERADQFLTGLLWTVALLVLGGQVVLADNGRLPPVVLCLVLSLLSLLRARPFIGRAQRTPVLFAGTVGLGLAAAATFGAGSLPVRLGLILGGLLLAAVISLIYGLTVAGKRISPVWGRTLDIVEVLLIVALVPLAAWVCGLYGWIVNLRP is encoded by the coding sequence GTGGCGACGAAGGCGGCGACCGGCGGGCTGAGCCGGATCACCATCGTGGCGCCGCGGACCAGGATGGATCTCGCCCTGCCGTCCGACGTGCCCCTGGCCGACCTGCTGCCGACCCTGCTCCGGTACGCCGGTGAGGACCTCGCCGACGAGGGAGTCCGGCACGGCGGGTGGAGCCTGTCCCGGCTCGGCGGCCAGCCGCTGGACGGTGGTCGTACCCCCGCGCAGCTCGGCGTCCGCGACGGCGAGGTGCTCTACTTCAGTCCCCGCGCCGGCACCGCACCGGAGATCGTCTTCGACGACGTGGTGGACGCCGTCGCCACCGCCACCAACCAGCGGCCCGGCACCTGGCAGGTCGGCACGACCCGCTCCTTCGCGGTGCTCTTCGCCGGGGCGGCCCTGTCGGCCGGCGCGCTGGCCGTGCTCTTCGCCGGCCCACCCCAGCTGCCCGGCGCGCTGGCCGCGCTGGCGGTCGCGGTCACCCTGCTGGTGAGCGCCGCGGTGGTGTCCCGGGCGGGCGGCGACAGCCGGACCGGCGCGGTGCTGGCCGTGGGGGCCCTCGGCTACGCGGCGGTCGGCGGGCTGCTGGTCCTGGCCGGCGACCGGAAGCTGACGGACCTGGCCAGCCCGCACGTGCTGCTGGCCGCGACCGCGGTGGTGCTCTTCGGGGCGATCGCGGCGCTGGCCGTCGGCGACCGGCTGCCGCTGTTCTTCGGCGCGACCGCGGTCGGCGCGGCGGTCGGTCTGGGCGCCGCGCTCTGCCTGGCCTTCGGCATCGGCGCGGCGGCCGCCGCCGCGGTGGTCGCCACCGTCGCGTTCGCCGCCCTGCCGGCCCTGCCGATGATCGCCTACCGGCTGGCCCGGCTGCCCGTGCCGTCGATCCCCACCGGCCCGGAGGACCTGAAGACCGACGCGGAGACCGTCGACGGCCGGCAGGTGCTGCGCGACAGCGAGCGCGCGGACCAGTTCCTCACCGGGTTGCTGTGGACGGTCGCCCTGCTCGTCCTCGGCGGGCAGGTCGTCCTCGCCGACAACGGCCGGCTGCCGCCGGTGGTGCTCTGCCTCGTGCTGTCGCTGCTGTCGCTGCTGCGGGCGCGGCCGTTCATCGGCCGGGCCCAGCGCACGCCGGTGCTCTTCGCGGGCACCGTCGGCCTCGGGCTGGCCGCCGCGGCCACCTTCGGCGCCGGATCGCTGCCGGTCCGGCTGGGCCTGATCCTGGGCGGGCTGCTGCTGGCCGCGGTGATCAGCCTGATCTACGGGTTGACCGTGGCCGGCAAGCGGATCTCGCCCGTGTGGGGGCGGACCCTCGACATCGTCGAGGTCCTGCTGATCGTCGCCCTGGTGCCGCTGGCGGCCTGGGTATGCGGCCTCTACGGCTGGATCGTCAACCTTCGACCGTGA
- a CDS encoding YkvA family protein has product MSRQTWILVVLAAIVALATLVGAVLLAVRLVRARRLLGALGVGGKVAFYGALIYTILPVDVLPDPIYLDDMGVLAGALIYLTRLAHKHRAAQRRLPGQPEPPPEQGRLRRPVS; this is encoded by the coding sequence GTGTCCCGCCAGACCTGGATCCTGGTCGTGCTCGCCGCCATCGTCGCGCTGGCGACGCTGGTCGGGGCCGTGCTGCTCGCCGTCCGGTTGGTGCGCGCCCGCCGGCTGCTCGGCGCGCTCGGGGTGGGCGGCAAGGTCGCCTTCTACGGCGCGCTGATCTACACGATCCTTCCGGTGGACGTGCTCCCCGACCCGATCTATCTGGACGACATGGGTGTCCTGGCCGGCGCCCTGATCTATCTGACCCGGCTGGCCCACAAGCATCGGGCCGCGCAGCGGCGGCTGCCCGGTCAACCGGAGCCTCCGCCGGAACAGGGCCGGCTCCGTCGTCCCGTGTCATGA
- a CDS encoding WXG100 family type VII secretion target — protein sequence MSEYTQRYQHVSHQELYNGVKSGDPRQVDGLSAQWSSLQDTLESLGRDLAGDLDALARSWTGDASREFHRRLDLVVGYSGDLAQGMTDVRGALTMMADELRTAQAKAESPEATDDNDKALSGAGKGLLLGGVPGALVGGFLGHEQDKAEQEKAHQRMVQVVAALAEGYDFSAYGRVVTAPAPDRDLPGHTDRSGTTPSGGPSVGTPSAAPHSGTFTGATATTSGVHHPAPTGGSAGPAGPDSQTAGSGTPGHTGGTPGVVDPDAGTSLAGAAPLLGGGLLAGGVAGAGTAGATATATTGGAGLLFGVPGGTPAGGVVGTGSLAGSGQGTPTSARAGGGTAGPESRSAAGTGRLASGRAGAVDVEGRSGGGRGATGRSAMAGGNRNGVLGGRGEPDAEESDERLTWLTEDEMVWGDGGAAPPPVLGTN from the coding sequence GTGTCTGAGTACACCCAGCGCTACCAGCACGTCAGCCACCAGGAGCTGTACAACGGCGTGAAGTCCGGCGACCCCAGGCAGGTGGACGGCCTGAGCGCGCAGTGGAGTTCGCTGCAGGACACGCTGGAGAGCCTCGGTCGGGACCTCGCCGGCGACCTGGACGCGCTGGCCCGATCCTGGACGGGCGACGCCTCCCGCGAGTTCCACCGCCGGCTGGACCTGGTGGTCGGCTACTCGGGGGACCTCGCCCAGGGGATGACCGACGTCCGCGGGGCGCTCACCATGATGGCCGACGAGCTGCGTACCGCCCAGGCGAAGGCGGAGAGCCCGGAAGCGACCGACGACAACGACAAGGCGCTCTCCGGCGCCGGTAAGGGCTTGCTCCTCGGCGGTGTCCCCGGCGCCCTCGTCGGCGGGTTCCTCGGCCACGAGCAGGACAAGGCCGAGCAGGAGAAGGCGCACCAGCGGATGGTGCAGGTGGTGGCGGCGCTGGCCGAGGGCTACGACTTCTCCGCGTACGGGCGGGTCGTCACCGCTCCGGCACCGGATCGGGACCTGCCGGGCCACACCGACCGGTCGGGCACGACGCCGAGCGGCGGACCGTCCGTGGGCACCCCGTCGGCCGCGCCGCATTCGGGCACGTTCACCGGCGCCACCGCGACCACCTCCGGCGTGCACCACCCGGCACCGACCGGTGGTTCCGCGGGCCCGGCCGGGCCCGACAGCCAGACGGCGGGCTCCGGCACGCCGGGCCACACCGGCGGCACTCCCGGCGTGGTGGACCCGGATGCGGGCACCTCGCTGGCCGGTGCCGCCCCGCTGCTCGGCGGAGGGCTGCTGGCCGGCGGCGTCGCCGGGGCCGGGACGGCCGGCGCGACCGCGACGGCCACGACCGGCGGGGCCGGTCTGCTCTTCGGGGTCCCCGGCGGCACGCCGGCCGGCGGTGTGGTCGGCACCGGATCGCTGGCCGGGTCGGGGCAGGGCACGCCGACCTCCGCCCGGGCGGGCGGCGGGACGGCGGGCCCGGAGAGCCGTTCGGCGGCCGGCACCGGTCGACTGGCGTCGGGCCGGGCCGGCGCGGTCGACGTGGAGGGCCGCTCCGGCGGAGGCCGCGGCGCCACCGGGCGGTCCGCCATGGCCGGCGGCAACCGCAATGGCGTGCTCGGCGGGCGCGGCGAGCCCGACGCGGAGGAGTCGGACGAGCGGCTGACCTGGCTGACCGAGGACGAGATGGTCTGGGGGGACGGCGGGGCGGCCCCGCCCCCGGTGCTCGGCACCAACTGA